The Eleginops maclovinus isolate JMC-PN-2008 ecotype Puerto Natales chromosome 10, JC_Emac_rtc_rv5, whole genome shotgun sequence nucleotide sequence ttataaaaatattaaaacaattatagagaaagttttggaggaaaataactGTGCAGCTGATGCCTCTGTTGTAACATCATTGTCTGATGAAATACAATCGTTGAACCCACTCAAATTTCTTTCAAGAGCAGGGCCTTTGGGCACAGAACGTAAAAGGCAGTCATTTTACAGAAAGATTTTTACAGTGATTGAACCGGTTGAATATGTGCTAAATccacaagaaaaaaatcattcatttgtttatgttcCTATTTTAGATTTGTTAAGTAAGTTGTTGGAAAGAAGTGAGATTCTAGAGAAATTACAGAGATCCAATGGACAGGAAGGTCATTACTGCTCATTTCAAGATGGTGaatactttaaagaaaacaaactttttgcTGAAGAATTAGGCATAGCTCTTGGCTTATACATTGATGATTTTGAAATCTGTAATCCATTGGGAACTTCAAGAAAGAAACATAAGTTGTGTGGTATATATTGGGTGATAGCTAACTTACCCATAAGACTTAGATCAACATTATCATCAATTTATCTAGCTGCATTGTGCAAAACtgtacatataaaacaatatggttACAGCAAAGTTTTGGAGCCTCTGATTAGAGACCTTCAGCATTTAGAGACGACTGGTGTATTTGTGAAAAGACTTGGGTCTTGTGTCAAAGGTACTGTTTTGTATGTGTCTGCCGATAACTTAGGTGCACACTCCCTTGCTGGATACCAAGAGTCTTTCAACGTGGAGAAattttgcagattttgtttGGCTAACCTTAAAGATATTCAGCATCATGATGTCAGAAGTGGGGCATTTACTTTGAGAACACCAGAACTGTTTGATGAAGCCATTAATGTGCTTAACACAACTAATGCCTCGTGTGTTCATGGTTTGAAGAGAGACTGTCCTTTAAGCAGACTTGCCCACTTTCATCCTGTAAAAGGTTTTCCACCTGATTTTCTGCACGATTTATTGGAGGGAATTGTACCTGTGGAACTATGCATATGTCTTTCAGATCTTATTGCTAAAAAGTATTTCACATTGAATGATCTTAATGATAGAATAGCAtcatttccttttcagttttCTGACAAAACTAACAGGCCTCAGACAATACCAAcaaacttttcaaaaaaaagaacaattggtGGCAACGGACACGAGAACTGGGCACTTCTGAGATTTCTTCCACTGTTGATTGGCCATCATGTTCCAGAGAGTGAAAAGACTTGGTCTGTGATCCTTGAACTGAAAGACATTGTGGAGGTGTTATCAAGCCCCTCTTTCACAACAGAAACCCTGTGCTACCTACAAGCCAAAATTTCTGACCACAGACAGTTGCTCTTAGAATTATTTCCTGGTACTAAATTACGCCCTAAACATCATTATCTTGAACATTATCCTGTTCTGATTCAGAAATTTGGACCATTAATTGAGTTCTGGACAATACGATTTGAGgcaaaacattctttttttaaaagaatggtTCACAATACTGgcaatttcaaaaatattctgCACACGTTGGCCACAAGACATCAACTGATGTTGTCATATTACTTGGAGATGCCAACTATTTTCAAGCCAAGCATTGAGACTGGACGAGTATCAGTTGTGTCTGTGGGCATCCTAGATGCTGCAATCAGAGAGGCTGTATGGAATAAGTTTGAAGGTCTGGACTCTGTTTCACTCACCTCCATTGCTTACTTGAATGGGACAAAATATTCTAAAGGCATGGTACTCTCAGTTGGACAGACGTGTGGACTGCCAGATTTTGGGAGAGTATTGGAGATCTGTGTAGTGGATGGTTACATATCATTCATTACTGAACTATTCACAGCGACCTTCCAAGAGCATTTCAGGTGTTACCAGCTTGCCAGAAGAGATCCTGCAACAATTGTGGTCATTGATCCGGACCGTCTGAATGACTACATTCCCCTTGCTGCATACCCTGTTGAAGAAAAGCTGCTCGTCACTCCAAGGACATTCATGTTACATTAAGGTAATATTTGATTGGGTTGGTTTGTCATAAATTTAAACAAACTCTTAATCTTTGGACCACATAACGGGATATAAACTGCACTTTAAAGGTTAGACGACACTATTTGCTATATAACGATGTAGTGTAGAAATGGCTACCTGATCTCTGAATTCACCCTCCCTATCTGTTGTaatctctctgctgttttaaCTCCATTCACAGCTTCTTTTAGATTTAtgttatttactgtttaatGAAGCGTTTTCTTGTTTGTTCACTGTGTTTCAGTTCTTGGTATCTCATCAATGATGCTTCTCAGAGTCATCGTCTCACCTCAGGAAATAAGACGTGTCACCCTACAGGAGGTTCCCCCATCAGTTGATGAGCTATGTGTAGTTCTGGGCAACACTCTGGGCCTCCGTGGGAAGTTCCTTTTACAGTTTGAAGATCCAGACTTTGGGAATGAGCTCTGCAATTTGACAGACATCAAGGACCTACCAACTGAACGAGCCACACTGAAAGTTCTGTTCACGTTTTCTGAACCAGTTTCTGACTCGACATTAGATACTGCAAGCCTTAGTTCCCAGAATAGTGCAAGCCCCAAGCCCCCTAGTAGTGGTGATTCTTCAGAATGGCCTGATCCCTTTGTTATTTCAGATTTCTCCCATGACGTTGAGTTTCAGCTGAGGGTAGCAAATGATGCCTATGCCAAGGATGGAGCTGTGACGGTCATCTCAAAGAGTGTGAAGAGTGAAATACTGGACAGACTGGCTGATAGCATAACCAGAATCACTTGCTATCCAAGTAAAGACAATTTAGAAAGCGTAGCCAAAGCTCTTGTTGCAAAGCATCCTTGTCTCAGGGAGCCGGGTTCAGGTAAAGGATGGTACTGCTGGAGATTCAGCCTGATATTCAAGATGGGCAATTACCGTCAGAGGATGATGGCAGCTGGATGCCCTGAAGTTcttgtaaataaaagaaaaagacagggaaACACCAAGCCAGTCAAGAAGGCAAAAAAGGGAGAGATCCACTACTTACCAGAGCCACCTGATGGACAAACTACTGTTAAATCAGAGAAGGATCGTGAGACCATGCTTTTGGAAGTGCAGAAGAGAGAGCCAGATTTGCACCTGCTCGATGAATTGATGACTGCAACATTCTCCCAGCGAAGACAAGAGATCATTGGTGACGAGCCACTCATTGCTGCAGTCAAGGACAGATGGCCTGCATTGTTTAGTGAGAGACAGGTAATTCTTTGCCAACTGAGTACAGCATAGAAATcctatattttgttgttttaggtaGTCAAACTATGCACTATATGTTGCAATCATATTTGTGTTTCCCTTGTGTCCCTTAGAGCTCTATGCTGCTCTTATTTTCCCTCACTCATTgcccttttctctgctgtaatATTATTGGTTTCAGCTCAGTGCTGAGTTCAGTAGAATCGTCACCAAAGACCTGCTGGAGTCATTCCTGGATGGACTTGATGCCTTGGTGCCAGATGTTCTACAGATGTACGGAGAAGCTGCTGCATCAGGCAGGAGGGTGCGCCTGAGCAGTGTTCTCAGTTGTCTTCAAAAGGAGGTATGTACTGCACAGAAATCATTTCTTGTTAATGTACTAAAATTAGTATTCTGGCTTGGGTATCTTATTCACAAACTCTTGTCTTGTTCTTGTAGGACacgaaccaaaacaaaagaacagctgTCCTACTTGGTCTTCCATGCTACCTTGCAGAAGATTCCTCTGACATAATCAGGATGTGTGATGTAAGACACcgtatttacacattttatattacattgttttgttttaacattttttattttcataagtCGTAAGGGGtaattttttacaaataaaatagtaaatgagtgaaaaattaatgaaatgtgcccttaatttaaattgaaaatgtaatgaaacctAAAATGCAGTAACTTAAccaatatgtaataaaatatccagacttatattgtttttaaataatgtaatgttaacTTATCACAttaggctactttttaaaatagcttagtatagtatatactatatatagtatagtatatcaGAGAAGGGTTTGCTGAGATGATAAAGTAGTAGGCTACAtcctagatttatttttttggaccACATGTTATATGCTAGTTAAGAGGTGTGTCCCGGAGTTTCTGTCCATGTGCATGTAGCTGTATGATGCATAGTCTATTATAatcattctttcatttcaaatgcaatgtATATAACATTGAATTCTTATTCATACTTAAAATCAGAATATACtacatttttgagaaatagAGAACATTCAGtacattttctctcagtttaGCTCCTCCTAGTGGCCAAAATTactgttggtttgttttattatttgggctTAACAATGAACATTCAGAAAGGCAATGACAACACTCACTCAATTAAT carries:
- the LOC134871220 gene encoding uncharacterized protein LOC134871220; this translates as MMLLRVIVSPQEIRRVTLQEVPPSVDELCVVLGNTLGLRGKFLLQFEDPDFGNELCNLTDIKDLPTERATLKVLFTFSEPVSDSTLDTASLSSQNSASPKPPSSGDSSEWPDPFVISDFSHDVEFQLRVANDAYAKDGAVTVISKSVKSEILDRLADSITRITCYPSKDNLESVAKALVAKHPCLREPGSGKGWYCWRFSLIFKMGNYRQRMMAAGCPEVLVNKRKRQGNTKPVKKAKKGEIHYLPEPPDGQTTVKSEKDRETMLLEVQKREPDLHLLDELMTATFSQRRQEIIGDEPLIAAVKDRWPALFSERQLSAEFSRIVTKDLLESFLDGLDALVPDVLQMYGEAAASGRRVRLSSVLSCLQKEDTNQNKRTAVLLGLPCYLAEDSSDIIRMCDAHGETLDVLMSGMQVGLLIGHEGPLHDAFPLDVFNVALVVEEKIILHDLRDVSTGFAMLLGAIYCLNLEYPRNMKYSFEFLQRVVMNIKPDQCSARIHGLRNKLLRYRM